The genomic stretch CTGAGGGgctgggagaaaaggaggacagGCTAAGGGCGGGGTGGGACAGGAgaacaggctgggctgggggcgggcTGGGCTTTGGAACAGGGGACAGGCTAGGGGGCGGGCTGGGGGACAGGggacaggctggggggcgggaCGGGGGGcggactgggctgggctgggctgggggcgggatgtgagggggcaggctgggggagaggggagatgggCCAGCTGGGCGGGTGATGGGGACGGAGCtaggggacagggcagaggggccagaCTGGGCTGGGACGTCCCGTCAGCCCCAGGGCCCGACGTCCCGGCAGCGTCGAGACGGGGGATGTTTAggaagccccgcccctgccctgccccctctctccccagacaATCGGGAAATCCCCCCTGGATTGACTGGTAGCCAATCGGATGGCAGGATCCCGGGATGCCCGGAGCTCACCTTGCCCCCCCACCGGGCCAGGGGGCGCTCTGCGCGGGGGGGGGCAGGTCACCACCTGGGTGGGAGACTAAAGCCTAGGGGGCgccggggggcagggagcagggtcagtagggggcactgggcagggtggggagttAGTAGGGGAGAGATAGCGCAGTGGTTTgagtggcctgctaaacccagggttgtgagttcaatccttgagggggccatttagggatctggggcaaaaattggggattggtcctgctttgagcagggggtgggactagatgacctcctgagatcccttccaaccctgatattctatgatactgggggtcagtagggggtgctctgcCTTGGGCATCACTGGTGGGGGATTTAACCCCTTGGGAGCCAACCTTGCCTTTCccattggggggcagggggaggtatGGGCTGTCATTTCTCTGTCTCTCGCCATATCCCCCACCGCGACATGCCCCCGAGTTAGTAGCTGCCTCCGGGCCAGAGACccgcccttcccccctgcccggAGCGGGGCCGGGGATGTTGGCGTCACAGAATTTATGCTGGCCGCACATTTGACGCCGGGGTCGTGCAAGGACATTTAATGCCTTGGTTTCTCGTCAACCGCCCTCGCACGAAATCCTGgattcctccccactcccagagtTGGgtatggaacccaggagtcctggctcccagcttcccctcccttgctctaaccactggacaccactctcctcccctcccagagctgggtatggaacccaggagtcttgtcTTCCAGCCCCCCTTGGTGTAAGGGATTCGCACCAATCTCTCCCCGCTGTGTGTTCCCCATAAGCCATCACAcatctgaatgtgtgtgtgtgtgtgtgtgtggggtgataTTAGAGGCAGaagtgtgcgtgtgcgtgtgtctgctgccccctcctgggtgTGACATGtcctgtgcgtgtgtgtgctctgccccctgctggagggaacGAGTTCTGCTCTGTGTGAGAGAGCGTCTGAAATAGATCATGTGTCCATAGTTGTAGCTCTGGGGCATTGTGTCTGCCTGCCTGTGATTGTGTTGTTctgtgcttgctctctctctctctctctctctctcactcactcacacatacacacacaaacacacatacacacacaccctggcatGCAGAACCCCTCTGTACACACCTGCAGAGTGAAAGCTACCATCTTTGTGGTGGGCCCTGTTTATACAGGAACCCCTCACCCGCTGCTGAGACCTCTGGGGTAGGGCACGGAGCCtgtttatacaaggaaacttcaCCCGGCCTGGAGATGCAAACACCTCTTGGGTGGGGTGCcggggctggttatacagggacccATCCCTACCCCAGGTGCCTCCTCCTGCATTGACCAGTCCCACCTGGCAGGCAAAGGTCAGGGGGTTGCTAGATTGCTCTAATCAAAGACAGGCCCCACACAGCCTGGGGGTCACTATTATTCACTCCCTGCGGAGAGCAGCTGGGAGAATCAAGGAGCTagagggatggggggctgggacagcagggggctgtgggttaggattgaggggcactgacaAAGattcagggagctcagggctgggttgCAGGGGGCTGCGAGGTGGGAGTGAGAGGCACTGgcagagttgggggtgggggagcctagggctggactagctgggagctgcaggttgggagtaaggggcactggcagagctgaagAGGTGGgagtccagggctgggctagcagacGCTGCGGTTCAGGAGTAAGGGGCACCAGtagagctgtgggggagcccagggctgggctagcagggggctgtgggatgGGAGGCAGGGGGCTAGTACAGCGCCCAATGTGGGGGGTCCTGTGCCCTACGactgtggctctcaacctttccagatggccttaccccttgcaggagtctgacttgtcttgtgtacccccaagtttcatgtcacttaaaaatgcacaaaatcagacataataatgcaaaagtgtcacacacacaattactgaacaattgctgactTTCTTGTCTCCTTCACTGCAGCGCCCAGGGGCTGACATTTCCCCTTTGTCCAGGAGGAGGCGCTGGCACCCAACGCAGCCCCCCAAGCCTCCAACCTGACGCTCATTTGGTGACATGAGCTGTTAGGATCTCAGCCCAGGTCCTACTGGTCAGAACCAGAATGGGATCCCGGCTCCCATCCAGCACCAGGGCGGGGGAACTGGCTGGTTCAGGGGGGTgaggaatggggcatggggcctgtGATGGGGGGGATCAATGGGTGTATGTTggcaggggtgtgggtgtgttggGGGGCTGTGGATGTGTCTCATTCATCCCCCTCCGCCCGTGGCTGAGCTCAGTTGGGTGtctcactctctcccaccccatcacCTCCTCCACCCTTCTATCCATTCCCTCAGCGCCctccgccccttccctgccctgctgccccagccctgcgccaGGGCCCAGAGCCTGTGAGCTAGACTGGGTGGGGTGGAAACAGACCAGCGACATGGCTGATAAGGGCTAATTAGAGCAGGGGAGCGAGCTCAGCCACACAGTCCCCCACAGGTCCTGTGGGAACTCCCCAGAGCCTTGAATGCATGGAGATGGCTCGCCTGGCTCTGAGatacagctgcctctggggtaGGGCATGGGGGCTGTTTATATGGGAAACCCTCGCCCAACAGTAAGTTGTGACCCCTCTGGGGTGGCTCCTAGAGGGGTAGGGTCCTgtgccctcttcctctccccccgaGACAGGCAGTCCCGCACCTGGGGCCGGATCGGGAGCTGGCGCCCCATTGAGGGGAAAGACCTGAGGCCCATTCCCGAAACCCCCCCCCGCAATCCAGGCAGTGATGGATGATCATTTTCCACCAAGTTCCCGCTTTCCCGGAAATCCGCCCTGGCCAGACATCTGTAAATCGCTTCCAGAGCTCAGCTGTGCAGAGCAGtaggggtgggctgggagggaccCTGATTCCCCCATCACTAGCCTCGTCTCGCCTCTAATCTGTCCGCCCTGGCCCAGCCTGGGCGCTGAGTAACCGGCATGAATAACACCGagctcatctgctgctggcaCAGGGCTCAGCCTGGAGCTGGTGGCCCAGGGCAGGGAAGGGACAAATGGGGAAatttctacactgcaaacttCAGTCCACCACTCACTTAAGAGGTGCAGTGTATGGGGCTGGAAGCCCGGCTTCTCCCCGGCACTCCACTGCTTCCCGGTCTCCCTGCCAGGCCCCCTGGCCTCTGCGCTGCGGGGCTCCTGGaaagggtggggagtggggagtcTGGGCGGCCGCTGGGATCTAGctggagccccacacccacccagaGAGGAAAACCCAAATGGAGAGCTGGGCACGAGGTTCACCACAGGACCTACCAGcctttcttgtcagtttcagggcccccagctgtgaaattgacaagaaggACAGCCACCCTCTGATGTAAGGAAGGCAGGATCACGGGGTCGCCCTAACTACACCCACATAAGCCCCGTGCCTCCGTGGAGCTGGGGTTGTTCAGTCGGGGTAGCGGGGCGCTTACACCGGCAGCAGCCAGGCTGTAGCGTGAACAGAGATGGAGGTAGATCGACGCATGGTACTGGGCTGGGGTCTTAAAGGACCCGCTGCTAACTGGAAGGAGCAGGGAGCCTTTGGAGCAGGATCAACGCTGTTTAGCAGCGTGGGGCTGGCGCAGGCAGTTAGCTCTAGCACTGCCCTGGTGGTAGCCCTTCGATCGCCCCATGTGCCAGCGGAGAGACTGGCTGTACAGTTCACAAGCTGCGCACAGGAATGCCGGCCAGGATGCCACagtgtggcactagggggcactctgctctggggagcggggtgggagGGCTCTCCCCTGGAAGACAGGGCTGGCCCTGATGCCCCAGTGTGGTGCTAGGGGGCGCCATGCTGCAGGGAGCAAGGGAGATTCCTGTATAGACAGGccctgcgccccaccccagaagtgggtgCATCTCAACACCGGGCCAGGGGTCCATGTATAAAGTGAAGGCTTATCAATAATCATCCAAATTAAAACAAGGAAAGTTAATGACAAGGATCGAGaagacagatttttcaaaaaaatacattttatttgccaCAGTTCATAAAATAAACCCAATAAAAATCTCTCCTGTTAAATGGCTCTTTGTAATTATTACAGACAAATAAATAGAGGATGTTCCTTCATTTCCCTGCTGGAAAGGGGCCTCCTCTCGCCCTCACGATCTGTAAAGTTTATTGAGGTGAAAGGATCCACCCAGCAAGGGCAGCGAATTTCCCATCCAAACCTTCATCCCCAAACTCAGAACCTGGAGTAGGATCTTTTCAGTGTGAGCAAACAGTGACAGGATGTAAAGTTGGCAGCATTTGTCGGCCTGGAATGGCCAAACTGCACAGTGCAGGATAAAAACCTACTACCACTGTGAAGGGAGATCCTCCCGAACCTTGCAGGGATCACTGATTTGAAAGAGATGAAGTCTGACCAGTGAGTGTGGCCATTCACAGACATAATGGCACCCGCAACATAAAGTCCAGCAATGATGCgctcccccccgctctaaccacaagcccccactcacctcccagaGACGGGGataacccaggaatcctgacacccagccccccttctctaacccctagaaccccctcccctcccagagctggggagagaacccaggaatcctgacacccagcccccccgctctaaccactacaccccactcgcctcccagagcgtgggagaacccaggcgtcctggcagGCTCACCCAGGGGCCCGCTGATACAGGAGATGCAGTAGAAATAGGACTGGCAGGCACAATCCACGTTGAAGGCCATCCAGTAGCGCAGGCTGCTCATGAAGCTGATGAAGGAGTCAGAGACGTTGAGGATCCGCACGTCGCTCCCCACGGCTCCGTAGTGCTTGTTGGCCTCCAACACCTTCAGCATCTCCACTGTGGCACTGGGGTCCAGCTTGGTGTCTGAGTCGCACACCTGGGGGCAGCCAAGGAGGGGTGTTACTTGCTGAGACCCCCAGGGGGAGCTGTGCTGACCCCTATGCCCAGTGCATCACTAGGAGGCGCTGTACtgctgggggcaggctgggggctctcccctggcaggcagggctgggcccgATGCCCCAGCGTGGTGCTAGGGGgtttgtgctgcagggagcagggtcggggggttctcccctggcaggcagggctggcccgaTGCCCCAGCGTGGTGCTAGGGGgtttgtgctgcagggagcggggtcggggggttctcccctggcaggcagggctggcccgaTGCCCCAGCGTGGTGCTAGGGGgtttgtgctgcagggagcggggtcggggggttctcccctggcaggcagggctgggcccgATGCCCCAGCGTGGTGCTAGGGGgtttgtgctgcagggagcggggttggggggttctcccctggcaggcagggctggcccgatgccccagcatggtgctagggggtttgtgctgcagggagcggggtcggggggttctcccctggcaggcagggctgggcccgATGCCCCAGCGTGGTGCTAGGGGgtttgtgctgcagggagcggggtcggggggttctcccctggcaggcagggctggccctcaTGCCCAGAACAGcagtagggggtgctgggctggggagtggggtggggggagggtagcCAGCTGGTTGCTCCTACCTGGATAAAGTCCACCGAGTTGCCCAGCGCCCTGAAGGCCGTGTACATCACCTCCCGCTTCCCGCCCCATCGCTGCATGATGCAGACGCATCGCCTGGAGCGGATTAACTCCTCCACCACCAGCTGGCCCGGGTCCACCATCTCCACCTCAGTGTAGAGTCCAggctcctcccctcctgccccctgggaGCCACTGCCCCCCTCTTCGCCCTCcagtgggggctgctggtggTAGTTGTTCTCCCAGACATAGGTGCCCACGTCCTCGCCGGCGAAGACCTCCTGGAACATGTCCATCATGTAGCGGTCGTCGGGGCTGTTGCCGTCGATCACCATGAGGATCCGCAGCTTCTCTGGGGGGTACTGGGTGGCCCGCACCGACTCCAGGCACTGCCAGAGGTAGGAGGGGTCTTCTTGGTAGGCCGAGATGGTCAACGCCACCGTCTTGGTGTAGCTACAGGCCGACACCCTCCTCATCTGCCGGTGCTCCAGAGAGGCGAAGAAGCTCTGGATGACCAGGTGGGCGGCGAGGAAGACTCCATAGAGGCCGAAGGCCATGATCCGATACTGGTCGGCCACCAGCTGGATCCCAGCCACATAGGCCCATGTCAGGACCCCCAAGATGAGCAGGGCAAAGGCGATGGTGAGGATGCGGCACCCGGCAGAGAT from Dermochelys coriacea isolate rDerCor1 chromosome 24, rDerCor1.pri.v4, whole genome shotgun sequence encodes the following:
- the LOC119848083 gene encoding hyaluronan synthase 1-like, with product MDPRKAPKYLISAGCRILTIAFALLILGVLTWAYVAGIQLVADQYRIMAFGLYGVFLAAHLVIQSFFASLEHRQMRRVSACSYTKTVALTISAYQEDPSYLWQCLESVRATQYPPEKLRILMVIDGNSPDDRYMMDMFQEVFAGEDVGTYVWENNYHQQPPLEGEEGGSGSQGAGGEEPGLYTEVEMVDPGQLVVEELIRSRRCVCIMQRWGGKREVMYTAFRALGNSVDFIQVCDSDTKLDPSATVEMLKVLEANKHYGAVGSDVRILNVSDSFISFMSSLRYWMAFNVDCACQSYFYCISCISGPLACELYSQSLRWHMGRSKGYHQGSARANCLRQPHAAKQR